From one Lotus japonicus ecotype B-129 chromosome 3, LjGifu_v1.2 genomic stretch:
- the LOC130743588 gene encoding homeobox-leucine zipper protein ATHB-8-like — translation MFNEAVNGFADDGWSMLESDGIDDVTLLVNSSPSKMMGANLGYNNGFPSMTSSVLCAKASMLLQNVPPAILLRFLREHRSEWADSSIDAYSAAAIKAGPCSLPGARGSFGGQVILPLAHTIENEEFMEVIKLENMGYYRDDMTMPGDVFLLQLCSGVDEHAVGTSAELVFAPIDASFSDDAPILPSGFRIVPLDSGTDAASPNRTLDLASSLEVGTTANKAAAIVSLGLYLASVSCIKSSDLKLN, via the exons ATGTTTAATGAAGCTGTGAATGGATTTGCAGATGATGGCTGGTCCATGTTAGAGAGTGATGGCATTGATGATGTCACCCTTCTTGTGAATTCATCACCGAGCAAGATGATGGGTGCAAATCTTGGATATAACAATGGATTCCCATCCATGACCAGTTCTGTGCTATGTGCCAAAGCATCCATGTTGTTACAG AATGTCCCTCCAGCTATTCTTCTTAGATTCTTGCGGGAGCACCGATCAGAATGGGCAGATAGCAGTATTGATGCTTACTCAGCTGCTGCCATTAAAGCTGGCCCCTGTAGCTTGCCAGGGGCCAGAGGAAGTTTTGGGGGTCAGGTTATTCTTCCACTAGCTCACACAATTGAGAATGAAGAG TTCATGGAGGTTATTAAGCTTGAAAACATGGGCTACTATCGGGACGACATGACTATGCCTGGTGATGTTTTCCTCTTGCAA CTTTGCAGTGGAGTGGATGAGCATGCAGTTGGCACCAGTGCAGAACTAGTTTTTGCTCCAATAGATGCGTCTTTCTCTGATGATGCACCCATTTTACCTTCCGGTTTTCGTATTGTACCTCTTGATTCTGGCACG GATGCTGCTAGTCCAAACCGGACACTTGATCTTGCCTCATCACTTGAGGTTGGAACCACAGCAAACAAAGCTGCTG CTATTGTTAGTTTGGGTCTGTATCTTGCCTCTGTATCATGCATAAAATCAAGTGATCTAAAGCTAAATTGA